tcaataaacctcatttataggaaattatacctaatgtttgagttatagTCCATAAAGTCGCGTCactgctataaaattgaataaaatgccccaaaattaatgaaagtagaggtgtgtacttggcaaagagcgttgggtggaatcaatcatgttattttgggggattaaaaacaacattgatataggacaacatgaggacaacatgaggacaacatgaagacaacatgaggacaacatgaagacaacatgaggacaacatgaggacaatatgaggacaacatgaagacaacatggggacaacatgaagacaacatggggacaacatgaggacaacatgaagacaacatgaggacaacatgaagacaacatggggacaacatgaggacaacatgaagacaacatgaggacaacatgaagacaacatgaggacaacatgaggacaacatgaagacaacatgaagacaacatgaggacaacatgaggacaacatgaagacaacatgaggacaacatgaggacaacatgaggacaacatggggacaacatgaggacaacatgaagacaacatgaggacaacatgaggacaacatgaggacaacataaggacaacatgaggacaacatgagggttaataatGACTCTCTTATTTCTATCTGTATTGCCTGATcatgtataaaaaaatgctaaaaatgttAACAACACATGCTAGAGTGTGTGAGAGCAGACAGCACACTCATCACTTACACCCNNNNNNNNNNNNNNNNNNNNNNNNNNNNNNNNNNNNNNNNNNNNNNNNNNNNNNNNNNNNNNNNNNNNNNNNNNNNNNNNNNNNNNNNNNNNNNNNNNNNNNNNNNNNNNNNNNNNNNNNNNNNNNNNNNNNNNNNNNNNNNNNNNNNNNNNNNNNNNNNNNNNNNNNNNNNNNCCCCTGCCCCCCCGCTGCCAGATAATGACACATGCCGTTAGATATAGTTGCTAAACAGCGTTAAATCGTCCTCCTGCTGCTGTTCCTGGGTGTGAGCCGGCTGCTCAGCACTGAACACATGAAGCGACCGGGATTATGAATGAGGTTATGAAAACACGGCGTGTTGTTCCAGCCATGGTGAAGAGATGGAGTCACGCCTCcgtcttcttctccttctccgtCTCCGTCTAACTCCACCTATCTGTCGTTTCCCTTCTCTTCACCCACTGCTTTCTTTGCTTTGAGACTGTCTCTCTGCCCATTTATCTCCATCCTTTCCTTCACCAACTCTCACCATAAGTCTAAGCTTGTGACAGAATGCTAACCCTCCcttcattcctctctctctctctctctctctctctctctgtctctctctctctctgtctctctctctctctgtctctctctctctctctctctgtctctctctctctctgtctctctctctctctctctgtctctctgtctctctctctctctctctctctgtctctctctctctctgtctctctctctctatgtctctctgtctctctctctctctctctctgtctctctctctctctctgtctctctctctctgtctctctctctgtctctctctctctctgtctctctgtctctctctctctctctctctgtctctctctctctctctctgtctctctgtctctctctctctctcgcccttcAGGagtccttctctctctctctctctgtctctctctctctctctctgtctctctgtctctctctctctgtctctctgtctctctgtctctctctctctcgcccttcAGGagtcctcctctctctgtctctctctctctctgtctctcggtgtctctgtctctctctctctctctctctctgtctctctctttctgtctctctctctgtctcgccCTTCAGAAGTTGTCACAtttatttctctgtctccttcccttcttcccctcctctctccctctctctctcaaccaCTCAAAGACATCAAATCCGACCAAattttaaaaaccaaactgattatttatctagttggtttttgtctcttttctttcttcttctgtctccaATTGTTCGGGAAACACTCCAAAAAGgactttaaggacaccaattttctttgtgaatgcaTAATTGTTCATCCTTAAAATACaagtttagattagattatactttgttcatcccacgacggggaaattttgtcgttacagtagcagcatttttcattaacagcaaaaaaacaataacacacaaacaagtaagcacgaaagaaatacaaggcaagaaatacaaggcaagaaatacaaggcaagGGGCCTAATCCTAACTTCTTACTAGGCATGCTTGATGGTGGGTACAATACTTGGACGTCTCGAGGGATAAAGAGGATGCAGGATCTGTTTCAGGGTGCATCCATGCTATCATTTGCACAACTTTGAGAAAAGTATGATGTCCCCAggcatgacttttttaaatacctgCAGATTCGGGACTTCATAAACAGGGGAACTACACTCAATATTGATGCCACTACATCTGCAGTTGAACAGTTGCTCCTCCTGGGCCCAGTTAAGAAATCAATTACTCACTTTTACAACGTCCTAAGCCAGACTGATGTGATAAATGAACAGGATGTTATGCAAAAATGGCAAGATGAGCTTGGTATAGATATTGATGGGGATAAATGGACTAAGATATGGACTCAAACTAAGACAATATCTGTCTCTCAGCGGTACCTCTTGCTGGTGGGGAAGAACCTGGAGCAGGTCTGGCCGTCCCAGGAGCAGTAGGGGTCCCGGGCCAGGCAGCACGCAGCGCAGTCCCCCCCGTACAGCTCACACCTCTGGACCCCCAGCTGGACCACGCCCAGCTCACTGGACACGTACAGCTGCTTCTGTGGACGGAGGAGGACAGACAGTCTCCATGACATGGTCCTAATAAGTCCTGCTGctgcagacaggcagacagacaggcagagagatagacagacagatagacaggcagacagacagacagacagacagacagacaNNNNNNNNNNNNNNNNNNNNNNNNNNNNNNNNNNNNNNNNNNNNNNNNNNNNNNNNNNNNNNNNNNNNNNNNNNNNNNNNNNNNNNNNNNNNNNNNNNNNctaaggtctatataaagagacttcagatacagtattagggaccactaaggtctatataaaagcatccaaagagaccacatcatgtgacctttaaataTGAAGTTTTACGTTGGAGGAATATACGCTCCAGCAGGTGGCGGTAATGAGCAACAACACGACTACCGCCCAGAGCACCAACGAAGAAGACGTCAACGACTGTCTGGTCGTGTTTGAACCACACTGATGGAAACGCGCTTCATTGGAAAGTAGTCGACATCTGTAGTTCCTGTCAGCTGAGAAGGTAAATATGTCTTCACTTTGGAAGTCTGAAGACTTACTGAAAGCGTCACTAAAGTAACGTAACACTTGGCGACTTCACGACTGTTGTTGGTCTCTTTTTTCCCGGGCTAAGATAGTTAGCGTTAGCAACCGCTAGCTAGCCGGCTCATGCTAACTTGCATGGCTCattgactgtctgactgtcctACTGTCTGtcctactgtctgtctgtcctacTGTCTGCAGGCTGTCTTTTCCACTCAATGGGAGACATTGTTGGCGCTTTAACAGAACATGCAGTCATCATCCTGTCTCCACAGCATTAATGGGCTTCAATGGTCGGCAATGTTTTCTGTTACAGGCGCTAAAAAAGTAATGCTAGGCTAGTTTGTGTCGACAGCTaacttcagaatcagaatcagctttatttgccaggtatgaggacaaaaccaacaatatatacacactgatagaTACACACTGAtagatacacactgatatatacacactgatagaTACACACTGATAGATACACACTGATAGATACACACTGATAGATACACACTGACAGATACACACTGATGTATACACACtgatgtatacacacactgatgtatacacacactgatgtatacacacactgatgtatACACACTGATAGATACACACTGATAGATACACACTGATAGATACACACTGATAGATACACATACTTATGTATACACACTGATGTACACACTGATGTACACACTGATGTACACACTGAGGTGTACACACTGATAGATACACACTGATAGATACACACTGATAGATACACACTGATGTATACACACTGATGTATACACACTGATGTGTACACACTGATAGATACACACTGATAGATACACACTGATAGATACACACTGACAGATACACACtaacatatacacactgatgtATACACACTGATGTATACACACTGATGTATACACTGAGGTGTACACACTGATAGATACACACTGATAGATACACACTGATAGATACACACTGATAGATACACACTGATGTACACACACTGATGTACACACACTGATGTACACACACTGATGTACACACACTgatgtatacacacactaacatataCACTGATGTATActcactgatatatacacactaatatacacacactaatatacacacactaatatacacacactaatataatataaacactataaacagaaacgaTGTAGAAGAGTtagaggcaatagtgcaatgaagagtgcaacgTATGCAGGAGTTAATTATGATTTAATTGTGGAGCAAAGTGCAAATTGTGCTTGAATAAGTATTATTATGTTATTCTATTACATAATACTACTAtattacagtatgaacagtatgaaaAGCTCTGAATGATAAGTGTAACCAGTGAAGAGACTGGCTAGAGACcgtgttgctgggttattgctCAGAACTCAACCTGACACTAAAGAAGTGGAATGAAgaaggttttgtttgtgttcaccaGCTCCATTTTGGATCCGAGTGGACGTAGCAGGAAGCAGACGGAGGGTCCAACATGGCGGCTCCAACGTTACAGCAGCCCAGTTTCCTCCTGGTGAGTCTCACACGGGACCGAGGATGTTGCCATTCAAACCTcgttgacctgcaactttgggtttttctgggttgaaatttcaacagtttgttgttctttttttacacttatctccacatttttgtctattttattccttatttttttgtcccctttttgacatttttttaattatgttttagtcaaattttcaaatatttctttgttactttttcccCGTGATTTAGATTGTTTTTGGTCACATTTTCTGggtttttttggtcactttttcactttttttgttgatttttttcaaaatgtctcactttttttaacgttcttttctgatatagaaattTTTGTAAACCGGTGAAATTTGACCcggggacaacacaaggattctttattatttatgaatatagaagaacaaaaagtgtgtgtgtgtgtgtggggggggggggggacgcgCAAAATCTTGAGCGTCAAAcactttaatttttacattCTGGTTGATTTTGCTGCAACAAGTTATGGTGCGAATGTCTATTTATGGAGAGtaaattctaaatatcttttgGGGGTGTTGCACcggccagttttgattatttggGGGatgtaaacccccccccccccccccccccccccccccccccccccgtaaaTTCCACCAATGTCTACACTTATTTCAAACCATTTTTTCTGTCCAGAACGCATTCACAAACCCCAAAAAGTACTAaattagaaacaaaacaagcctTAAAAGCTCACAGTTAATAACTCATATGCGTCTTCTTCATCTATCTCTTTGAGATTCTTGTGTCACGCGGTGAAGACCTTTTTTGGTTACGATTATTTACCTAAATCTAACAAAGCTAGTCTCTTTTCTTCACTGTGTGATTGACATCAGTGTGTTGTGTCGTCGCTCCAGGCCAATCTTAAAGCCGACACCTCCACCAAGTCTCTCCTCCAGCGATGCCAAGATCTGGTGAAGATCATCGACGACTATCCTGCAAAGGTACCgctcaacccccccccacacacacacacacacacacacacacacacacacacacacacaccaccaccaccaccaccaccaccaccccccctCCCGCCACGGACTTGTCTGCTCTTCTTTTGCTGTGAATGGCTATGAACCTTATTATTCTCCTGAAATGGCTGATCCGTGTGAGTCTGTCTGTGAGATGAAGATAGAAATCATAAATGACCAAAACTGATCGTGTCGTCACCGAATCAACTCCCATCTTTGGGATGATTTATTACACATTTGACAACTCTCAGACTGCTTTCTATGTCTTTAcacaccagaaacgtgtctgacgCGGCGCTGCTGCTCCTAGCTTAGTCTGTACACGtgtttcccattgataaaattaaatgttcaaCATAAATATAGACTGATTTGATAACAGCAAAGACTGCAAAATAGGCTCCAGAGTATTTAGTTCTGTACTGACAGGTGCATTATTTGTAAAtcgttaattatttatttatttaagttacaTTTATATATGCATTTATGTCAAACCTAGAGattttcaaacatcaaaatgtaatttattaaatgtatttgtgtcaaaatgacacataAACATTCTTtcgtattttattttccaacatcGCCGTCGCGTTAAATAAAAGCGTCTGTCCTATTTCTAGCATGTACGCGTTTTCGGGGCAGACGTACGTGCCAAGCAGGCAGTGTGCAACCTCTAACCTGTTACCATGGGAGCCGAAATAAAAGCAGACGAGCCCCGCAGCCGTTGTGCAGGCGGCCTTCATACAGTTGTTTTTTCATCTAGACTTGCCAATGAGGTCTTGATTTGAAAGGAAGCAGTGAAATCTCCCTttgtacattttcacaaatggaATGAAGGTTTCACACGTTGGAAAGAGGGTTTCAGACAGAAACACTTACACAAGATGTCATGTCTAGTTTCTAAGTAACCGCTCAATCCCAATCTGACTTTAGTCTTGTCATGGAATTACAGTgaagtatactgtatatacactgtaACAACAACATGTGCAGTCGCAGTGTAAAGCATCATTTGGTAAGCCCTGTATAGCAGCTGTTGTCTCCCCAAAGTGTTTGAACAAGCTTATTAGGGAGAAATATTTGGAGATGAATGCCTTTTGGATTTGTACATGACTCAGTCAGCTGTTTGTCTCTTCCCTGGATACAGCAGGGCAGCCGACCCAAACCTTCATGTCAATGCTTGACTGCTTGtagtacgtgtgtgtgtgtgtgtgtgtgtgtgtgtgtgtgtgtgtgtgtgtgtgtgtgtgtgtgtgtgtgtgtgtgtgtgtgtgtgtgtgtgtgtgtgtgtgtgtgtgtgtgtgtgtgtgtgtgtgtgtgtgtgtgtgtgtgtgtgtgtgtgtgtgtgtgtgtgtgtgtgtgtgtgtgtgtgtgtgtgtgtgtgtggcagcttTATGGCCGTTGTGTTCTGTCTCCACAAAGTGTTTGAACAAGCTTATTAGCTGGAAATATTTGGAAAAGAATGCCATTGGATTTGGACTTTGTACGCAGTTGGTACACGACTCGGTCAGCTGTTTATGAGCCAAACGTTCATGTCAATGCTTGACTgcttgtagtagtagtagtagtagtattagtagtatttaACTTTATTAGAATAACCTATGGGGATATTAGAGCTGCAGAAAACTCTTTCTGGAGACCaataaacactaaaataaatacagaaaaggaAAGTCAGTGGGAGTCTGGAGCTGCacatttaatcatgtttttattgaaattgcAGTATGGGCTAGTGCAATATCTAATTCACAAACATTCACCAATATTTGAatccattctgaatgaagtaataaacaaatcctaaaaaatctttgtttgctACTGATCCTCgcaaatattgacattttatatatatatatatatttcaataaaaatgtgGATAATGATCCAAAAATGTACCTTTCCTCAAATATCGTGAATTATATTGCgatattagtcaaaataatatcataattagatattttcctcatacgGAGCAGACCCAGTGGGGGTCCGGGGTCCTTGTTTGTGAGGCGTACCGCGGAGGGCTTCTCTAGTAACGACCACAGTTGTTGTCGCTGGTGCTCGTTAGACTCCAGCTGTCATAATAATGTGTTAAAGGTGTTTCCAGTTCAGGATGcattgtacatgtgtgtgtgtgtttccctttttaGGAGCTTCACGGCATCTACCCCTGGCTGGTGGAGACGGTGTTCGGCAGTCTGGACGGGATCCTCGCGGGCTGGAACCTGCGACTGCTGCACTCCCGGAGCAACGAGTACAACATCGTCCTGGAGTTTCTTAAACCCAGGTACTCACAGCGTCTTTCACCGAGTCTGGGGACATGATTCTgcagtttagtttgtttttatttggatccccattacCTTCAGTATAAGATAAAAGCTCTTCTTCTTGGGGTCCTAAAATCTTGTGACAATACACTTTACaacatcacattacacacagacataacattTGAATGTACAAATCATATTTAAATCTTACaattaatcaaaagaaaaacaaattacgCTAATGCAAATAGATCTATTTTAAGAGATAAGATGTAACAAAAAACCCTGGACTCTCACTAATTTGGTATTGGATATTAAATTAAGGTGATATCTCTTGactctcctgttgtcctcgggtcaaatttgacccatttgcagttttttgtcaCAATAAATGTGCCTTCGAAATAAACCctggaaatgtcaacattaaaaatatcaaataactttggaaaaaaactcccacccacaacattgaaaaagtgacataaatgtcagaaaaagtgataataatgtttaatggttgacgggaagacaacacaagggttaagtgatGTTTTAAAAGCATTCTTTTTGTGTAATAGTCAGTGATCCAGATTGAAAATCTGCGGGATTTAGCGTACTGTTTTCATACTGTCCTCCGAGAAATCCTccgtaattcttttttttaaatattctttggggggggggggttatctcTTTTatgagatagatagagataatgaacagatgtgaaagggggagagagagagatgggggatgacacccagctgcaggctggattcga
The Etheostoma cragini isolate CJK2018 chromosome 4, CSU_Ecrag_1.0, whole genome shotgun sequence genome window above contains:
- the LOC117943109 gene encoding sphingomyelin phosphodiesterase 4-like, whose translation is MAAPTLQQPSFLLANLKADTSTKSLLQRCQDLVKIIDDYPAKELHGIYPWLVETVFGSLDGILAGWNLRLLHSRSNEYNIVLEFLKPSGPMMKLVYKLQAEEYKYEIPVNYLPGPVKACIQEGVLPDCPLFHNKLQFPLSGLLTLNLAFNPFEFFMFNFAFCLIAPKVRLT